The following coding sequences are from one Pseudonocardia sp. EC080619-01 window:
- a CDS encoding LmbU family transcriptional regulator: MTKNDTPGAALDALARCSSQPNKVLLTRVGLTLPDDLDLAEWERAGMQIQRIIDSSTWCLGDWLIFGREHFPGRYRHAIDAVGLKYQTLRNYAWVAQRYTVERRHAALTFQHHAEVASLRDPEQDHWLREAARNGWSTKQLRAALRNAIENDPSGRNPSGVVLPRFRIDEGRLTQWRSAAEQADMSFDAWVIAALDVAADQPRADQPVSDPLSLPG, from the coding sequence ATGACGAAGAACGATACCCCGGGGGCGGCTCTGGACGCCCTCGCCCGCTGTAGTTCCCAGCCCAACAAGGTGTTGCTCACCCGAGTGGGCCTGACGCTCCCCGATGATCTGGACCTGGCCGAGTGGGAACGGGCCGGGATGCAGATCCAGCGCATCATCGATTCGTCGACATGGTGCCTCGGCGACTGGCTGATCTTCGGCCGGGAACATTTCCCGGGCCGCTACCGCCACGCGATCGATGCCGTCGGGCTGAAATACCAGACGCTGCGCAACTACGCATGGGTGGCGCAGCGCTATACCGTGGAGCGACGTCATGCGGCGCTCACCTTCCAGCACCACGCCGAGGTGGCCTCGCTCCGCGACCCCGAGCAGGACCACTGGCTGCGCGAGGCGGCGAGGAACGGCTGGTCCACGAAGCAACTCCGTGCCGCGCTCCGCAACGCGATCGAGAACGATCCGTCCGGCCGGAATCCGTCCGGTGTCGTGCTCCCACGGTTCCGGATCGACGAAGGCCGGCTGACGCAGTGGCGCTCGGCGGCCGAGCAGGCCGACATGTCGTTCGACGCCTGGGTCATCGCTGCGCTCGACGTGGCGGCCGACCAGCCGCGGGCGGACCAGCCGGTGTCGGACCCGCTGTCGCTGCCCGGCTGA